ACCGACGGCATCCTGTTGGCGGAAACCCAGAACGACCGTTACCTGGAACGCTACGACACGATCATCGTCGACGAAGCCCACGAGCGCAGCCTGAACATCGACTTCCTGCTGGGCTACCTGAAAACCCTGTTGCCCCGTCGCCCGGACCTGAAAGTCATCATCACCTCGGCAACCATCGACCTGGAGCGTTTCTCCAAGCACTTTGACGATGCGCCGATTGTCGAAGTGTCGGGCCGCACCTTCCCGGTAGACACGTGGTACCGCCCGCTGACCCTCGAACAGGACGAGGAGGGCAACCGTGTCGAGGATGACCTCACCGTCGACCAGGCGATCCTTGCCACCCTCGATGAAATCGCCGCCTATGAGCGCAGCGAACGCCGCAGCCCTGGCGATGTGCTGGTGTTCTTGCCCGGCGAGCGCGAGATTCGCGACGCTGCCGACATGCTGCGCAAGGCCCAGCTCAAACACACCGAGATTCTGCCGTTGTACGCACGCCTGTCACCGGCCGAGCAGCAGCGGATTTTCCAGTCCCACCCAGGCCGCCGCGTAGTGCTGGCGACCAACGTCGCGGAAACCTCGCTGACGGTACCGGGCATTCGTTATGTGATCGACAGCGGCACCGCCCGCATCAGCCGCTACAGCTACCGCGCCAAGGTGCAGCGCCTGCCTATCGAGGCGATTTCCCAGGCCAGCGCCAACCAGCGTAAAGGCCGTTGCGGCCGTGTGGAGCCGGGCATTTGCATCCGCTTGTACAGCGAAGAAGATTTTATCGGCCGTCCGGAATTTACCGACCCGGAGATTCTGCGCACCAACCTCGCCGCTGTGATTTTGCAGATGCTGCACCTGCGCCTCGGCGAGATCACCGACTTCCCGTTTATCGAACCGCCGGATGGCAAGGCCATCAGCGACGGTTTCAACCTGCTGCAAGAGCTCTCGGCGGTGGACCGCAACAGCCAGCTCACGCCACTTGGCCGCCAATTGGCGCGCCTGCCGGTGGACCCGCGCATGGGCCGCATGTTGCTGGAAGCGGCCAAGCTCGGCAGTTTGCAGGAAGTGCTGATCGTGGCCAGCGCGATGTCGATCCAGGACCCGCGCGAGCGCCCGCCGGAGCGCCAGCAGGCTGCTGACCAGGCCCACGCGCAGTGGAAAGACCCGGATTCGGACTTCGCCGGCTTGGTCAATCTGTGGCGCGGCTTTGAAGAGCAGCGCCAGGAGTTGACCGCCAGCCCCTTGCGCAACTGGTGCCGCAAGAATTTCCTCAACTACCTGCGTCTGCGTGAGTGGCGTGATTCCCATCGCCAACTCAGTCTGATCTGTCGCGACATGCAGCTGACAGTCAACAAAGAGCCAGCGGACTTCCCGAAACTGCACAAGGCAGTGCTGTCCGGCTTGCTCAGCCAGATTGGCCAGAAAACCGAAGACGGCGATTACCTCGGTGCGCGCCAGCGGCGGTTCTGGATTCACCCCTCGTCGGGCATCGGCAAGAAGCGCCCGCAATGGCTGATGACCGCCGAACTGGTGGAAACCACCAAGCTGTATGCGCGCATGGTGGCCAAGATCGACGCTGACTGGATCGAGCCGCTGGCCGGGCACTTGATCAAGAAAAACCACTTCGAACCGCATTGGGAGAAGAAGCGCGGCCAGGTGGTGGCGTTTGAGCAAATCACTCTGTTCGGGTTGATTGTGGTCGGGCGTCGGCCGGTGCATTACGGGCCGGTTGATCCGGTGGTGTCCCGCGAGCTGTTTATCCGCGAAGGCCTGGTGCGTGGCGAAATTCAGTCGCGCGCCAAATGCCTCACGGCCAACCAGCAGTTGCTGGAACAGCTCGACGAACTGGAGGCCAAGGCCCGTCGTCGCGACATCCTGGCCGATGAAGAAACCCTTTACGCCTTCTACGACGCGCGGCTGCCAGCGGAGATTCACCAGACCGCCACCTTCGACAGCTGGTACAAGATCAACAGCCAGAAAGACCCACAGCTGCTGATCATGCGCGAAGAAGACGTGCTGGCCCGCGAGGCCAGTGAAGTCACCGCCACGCATTATCCGGACACCCTGCACTTGGGCGATCTGGAGCTGGCGCTGAGTTACCACTTCGAACCCAATCATCCGCGCGACGGCGTGACCCTGCGCGTGCCGGCGCCGCTGTTGCCGGCCTTGCCGCCGGAACGCCTGGAGTGGCTGGTGCCGGGGTGATCGAAGCCAAGTGCATTGCCCTGGTGCGCAACCTGCCCAAGGCGCTGCGCAAGAACTTTGTGCCGGTGCCGGACTTCGTCAAGGCAGCCTTGCAGCGTATTGAGTTCGGCCAAGGCTCGCTGCCCCAGGCGTTGGGTCGCGAACTGCTGCGCATGACCGGTGCGCGGGTCAGCGACGAGGCTTGGGCCGAAGCGGCGCAACAGGTGGAAAACCACTTGAAGATGAACCTGGAAGTGGTCGACGGGCAGGGCAAGTTCCTCGGCGAAGGCCGCGACCTGGCCGAACTGACCGCGCGTTTTGCCGAGGCCAGCCAAGCAGCATTGGCCGTGCCGCAAACCGCGAAAAGCCAGCAGCCGGTGGAAGCCAAGGTGTTCGCGGCGGTGGCCGAGAAGACTCAGCAAAAGATTGCCGGCCTGTCGATGACGGTGTACCCGGCGCTGGTGGAAGACAACGGCACGGTCAAGGAAGGGCGTTTCTCCACGGCTGCCGAAGCCGAATTCCAGCATCGCCGCGCGTTGCAGCGCCTGCTGATGCAGCAACTGGCGGAACCGGCGAAATTCCTGCGCGGTAAATTGCCGGGGCTGACCGAGTTGGGGCTGATGTACCGCGAGTTGGGGCGCATCGACGCGCTGGTGGAAGACATTCTGCTGGCCAGCCTCGACACCTGCGTACTTGAAGGCGAAGCCAACCTGCCGCGTGATGGCGCAGGTCTGGCAGCCCTGGCCGAGCGCAAACGCGGCAGTTGGACTGAACATGCCGAACGCTTGGCGCGCCTGACGTTGGAAGTGCTGAAGCTTTGGCACGGCTTGCAAAAGCGCTTCAAGGGCAAGATTGACCTGGCTCAGGCCGTGGCGTTGAACGATATCAAGCAACAACTGAGCAACCTGGTGTATCCCGGTTTTGTGCGGGAAACCCCGGCGCAGTGGTTCAAGGAGCTGCCGCGTTACCTCAAGGCCATTGAGCTGCGCCTGGAAAAACTGCCGAGCCAGGTGCAAAAGGACCGAGTGTGGAGCGGCGAGCTCGCCGGCCTGTGGACGCAGTACGAAAACCGCCTGAAGAAACACGCCCAGGAAGGCAAGCGCGATCCTCAGTTGGAGCTTTACCGCTGGTGGTTGGAGGAATATCGGGTGTCGTTGTTTGCCCAGCAGTTGGGTACCAAGGTGCCGATTTCCGATAAACGCCTGAGCAAGCAGTGGAGCCAGGTGGAGCCCTGAAACCCAACACAAGTCCCTGTGGGAGCGGGCTTGCTCGCGAAAGCGGTGGATCAGTCAAAATCACTGTGACTGACACTCCGCTTTCGCGAGCAAGCCCGCTCCCACATTTGAATGCATTCCAAGGGAAGGGTGTGTGTCCACAAATAGCGCCAAATTCCGAGGGTTGTGGCAAACTTCGCGCCTATAAATGCCGGGATCGTCGGGAAGGGCTGGCTGCTACAGCCACGGCGCGATGGAATAAAGCGATGCCAGTTTGATGTCCGCCGGGCGGAGTCGAACTACTTAGAGTTTGGTACGACGGTACCAATATCCCCTGCCTGACAGATTTAGAGGAACGACCGTGCATAACGTCGTCATCAGCGGCACCGGCCTGTACACCCCGGCCAACAGCATCTCCAACGAAGAGCTGGTGCAGTCTTTCAATACCTACGTTCAACAGTTCAATACTGACAATGCCGCCGCCATCGAGCGTGGTGAAGTGCAGGCGTTGACTGAATCCAGTGCAGCCTTCATCGAAAAAGCCTCGGGCATCAAGAGCCGTTTCGTGATGGACAAGGACGGCATCCTCGACCCACAACGCATGGCCCCACGCCTGCCAGAGCGCAGTAACGACGAATGGTCGGTGCTCTGCCAGATGGCTGTCGGCGCTGCCGAACAAGCCCTGCAGCGCGCCGGCAAGACCGCCGCCGATATCGACGGCGTGATCGTCGCCTGTTCCAACCTGCAACGCGCCTACCCGGCCATCGCCATCGAAGTCCAGGAAGCCCTGGGCATCGAGGGGTTCGGTTTTGACATGAACGTAGCGTGTTCCTCGGCGACCTTCGGCATCCAGAACGCCGCCAACAGCATTGCGCTGGGCCAGGCCCGGGCGATCCTGATGGTCAACCCGGAAGTCTGCACGGGCCACCTGAACTTCCGCGACCGCGACAGTCACTTCATCTTCGGTGATGCGGCCACGGCGGTGATCCTGGAACGCGCAGACCTGGCGACCTCCGAGCATCAGTTCGACGTGGTGAGCACCAAGCTGCTGACCAAGTTCTCCAATAACATTCGCAACAACTTCGGCTTCCTCAACCGCGCTGCGGAAGAGGGCATCGGCGCGCCGGACAAGCTGTTCGTGCAGGAAGGCCGCAAAGTGTTCCGCGACGTGTGCCCGATGGTGGCCGAGTTGATCGGTGTACACCTGGCGGAAAACCAGTTGAACGTGGCCGACGTGAAGCGCTTCTGGCTGCACCAGGCCAACCTGAGCATGAACCACCTGATTGTGAAGAAACTGCTGGGCCGCGAAGCCACGGTGGAAGAAGCTCCGGTGATCCTCGATACCTACGCCAACACCAGCTCGGCGGGTTCGGTGATTGCCTTTCATAAATACCAGGACGATCTGCCTAAGGGCACCGTTGCGGTACTCAGTTCGTTCGGTGCAGGTTATTCGATCGGCAGCGTGATCCTGCGTAAACGCTGATACCGCGACGGGCTGTAGTGAGCGGGCTTGCCCCGCGCTGGAGTGCGTAGCGCTCCCGTTTTGTGGGGCCGCTGCGCAGCCCGGCGCGGGGCAAGCCCGCTCACTACAGGGGCCGCGTCCAACGTGAAATCGAGGTAGACAATGGCAGCAGCGGACGACGCGCACCTGCTTGAACGGCTGCTCAAGGGTGAGCAACGCGCCTATAAAGAGTTGGTCACCACCTACCAGAGCGCCATGCGCGCGGTGGCCTATGCCATCGTCGGTCAGCGCCACGCCGATGAAATCGTCCAGGACGCCTGGCTGTCGGTGGTGCGCAACCTTTCCAAGTTTGAAGGGCGTTCCAGCCTCAAGACGTGGCTGCTGACCATCACCGCCAATGCTGCCAAGGGTCGCTACAAACAAAACCGCCGCGAAGTGCTGCTCGATGATCTGCCTTCACCCCACGGCACCATTGGTGATGATCGCTTCGTCCCTGACGATGGGCATTGGGCAGTAGCGCCGTACGCATGGCATCAGGACACCCCGGAAGCCCTGCTGACCGAAGATGAGCTGCGTGATTGCCTGGAGCATACGTTGCTGAGCCTGTCGGATTTGCAAAGCAGTGTGCTGGTGCTGCGTGAACGCCAGGGCCTGGAGTTGGAGGAGATCTGTAATCTTCTGACGCTCTCGCTCTCCAATGTCCGTGTGCTGTTGCATAGAGCACGGCTTAAAGTCTTCGCCACGGTGGAGCATTTTGAGGAAACGGGCGAATGTTGACCTGTAAAGAACAAGTGGCACGTTCCAGTGACTATCTCGATGGGCAACTGACCTTTCGCGAGCGCCTGCTGGTGCGTCATCACTTGATGTTTTGCCCTAACTGCCGACGTTTTATCCGCCAGATGCGCCTGATGCAGGCCACGCTGAAGCTAATGCCGGAACAGCCGGTAGAGGGTGGATGCCTTGGCGCAGCGTCTGGCCGACGAGCGACTCAAGGATCAGAAAGGCTTGGAATAAGCAGGCTCGCGTGGCGGAGTCGAACGGATGATGGGGATCGATCCAACCACGCAAGACTGTTGCAGCGACCTCGGGCCGTCCTGGCCCAAGGCTTTTAACACTCACATTTAGAACTTGGCTTCTGCGTCCAGTTGCAGGGTGTTGACCTTCGCATCCCGGTAGTTAGGCGCGCTGGAGTAATCGGCCTTGGTCAGGAAGTAAGTGGCGCCGATGGCGAAGTTTTTGTCGATGTCGTAACCGACCTTGAACTTGTGACCACGCGAACCGGTGACACCGCCGGCGAAGTCCGAGTCGGTGAAACCACCCACCACGGCATAACGCTGAATGTCGCGATAGTTGTAGTCCAGGTTCAAGCCAAACACTTTGGACTTGGCGCCCACCAGCCAGGCAGTGTCCTTGTCGCTGTCAGTGGCTTTGGTGTTTTGCACATATTGACCGTAGAACGACAACGGTACGGCCAGGCCGCCAACATCCACTTGGCTGAAGCCTTCGTACAAGCGGTACTCGCTGGCATTGCCGGCGACGGTGTTGAGGATGGTTTCCTGTGGCGTCAGGCAAGCCACGGAGCCCGCGGTCGGGCAACGGCTGTCTTCGTCATTCTGGAAGGCGTACATGCTGCCGCCTACGGTGACTTTGAGGTTATCGGTCACGGAGAAACGAGCGCCCAACTGGCCGGCGTTCATGCGCAGGTCGTTGCGAAATTGCACGCCTTCGCCGTTGACGTTGTCCTTGAGGCTGTAGGTACCGGCGCTGCCGAACAGCTCGGCGCTGCTACCCAGTGGGTACTTGTAGGTCAGGGCCAGACCTTCCGGGTTCACGTCGGTGTCCCAGATCACGTCGCCCATGCTGACCCACGGTTGCAGCATCTTGCCGCCGATTACGTGCAGGTTCTTGATCTGGTCCGGGTGGTAGTCGATGTAGCCCAGGTCCAGCCA
The Pseudomonas poae DNA segment above includes these coding regions:
- a CDS encoding RNA polymerase sigma factor; amino-acid sequence: MAAADDAHLLERLLKGEQRAYKELVTTYQSAMRAVAYAIVGQRHADEIVQDAWLSVVRNLSKFEGRSSLKTWLLTITANAAKGRYKQNRREVLLDDLPSPHGTIGDDRFVPDDGHWAVAPYAWHQDTPEALLTEDELRDCLEHTLLSLSDLQSSVLVLRERQGLELEEICNLLTLSLSNVRVLLHRARLKVFATVEHFEETGEC
- a CDS encoding beta-ketoacyl-ACP synthase III; translated protein: MHNVVISGTGLYTPANSISNEELVQSFNTYVQQFNTDNAAAIERGEVQALTESSAAFIEKASGIKSRFVMDKDGILDPQRMAPRLPERSNDEWSVLCQMAVGAAEQALQRAGKTAADIDGVIVACSNLQRAYPAIAIEVQEALGIEGFGFDMNVACSSATFGIQNAANSIALGQARAILMVNPEVCTGHLNFRDRDSHFIFGDAATAVILERADLATSEHQFDVVSTKLLTKFSNNIRNNFGFLNRAAEEGIGAPDKLFVQEGRKVFRDVCPMVAELIGVHLAENQLNVADVKRFWLHQANLSMNHLIVKKLLGREATVEEAPVILDTYANTSSAGSVIAFHKYQDDLPKGTVAVLSSFGAGYSIGSVILRKR